A genomic stretch from Lathyrus oleraceus cultivar Zhongwan6 chromosome 2, CAAS_Psat_ZW6_1.0, whole genome shotgun sequence includes:
- the LOC127121768 gene encoding uncharacterized protein LOC127121768: MRQVVSHKKTKNYGRKRVELDIEKMRNLPLVKRSTIRSLAFALETSPRKIGEYLKKGILCRHSSALKPHMTEDNMKARLKFCLSMLEESNISYDLKFQSMYNIVHIDEKWFYMTQKNKNYYLLSNEDEPYRSCKNKNFIMKVMFLVAVARPRFDNEGNETWSGKIGVFPLVDKVPAKRSSVNRPSGTLETKPITSITKEVSRMFLINKVLPAIKEKWPREYASEPIYIQQDNAPCHVSINDEEFLLAAYEGGFDIRLICQPPNSPDLNILDIGFFSAIQALQQKNATKTVDELIQVVQNSYDAFSSVDSNKIFLTLQSCMIEIMKVRGSNNYEIPHIKKDVMLRQAILPAQLNCEKKLVEEVIECLQN; this comes from the coding sequence ATGCGACAGGTTGTTTCTCATAAGAAAACAAAAAATTATGGTCGGAAGAGAGTTGAACTAGATATTGAGAAAATGCGTAATCTACCGTTAGTTAAACGTAGTACTATCCGATCTCTAGCATTTGCCTTAGAGACTAGTCCGAGAAAAATAGGAGAGTATTTAAAAAAAGGTATTTTGTGTCGACATTCAAGTGCATTAAAACCTCATATGACAGAAGATAATATGAAAGCTCGTCTTAAATTTTGCTTGTCCATGCTTGAAGAAAGTAACATTTCATATGATCTAAAGTTTCAGTCAATGTACAATATTGTACATATTGATGAAAAATGGTTCTATATGACTCAAAAAAATAAGAATTATTATCTTCTTTCAAATGAGGATGAACCATATCGTTCTTGCAAGAACAAAAATTTCATCATGAAAGTTATGTTTTTGGTTGCGGTGGCAAGACCTAGATTTGATAATGAAGGCAATGAAACATGGTCGGGAAAAATTGGAGTGTTTCCTCTAGTTGATAAAGTACCCGCAAAAAGATCAAGTGTTAATAGACCATCAGGGACACTTGAAACAAAACCGATTACTTCTATCACTAAGGAAGTTAGTCGAATGTTTTTAATAAACAAGGTTTTACCAGCCATCAAAGAAAAGTGGCCACGAGAATATGCATCAGAACCAATTTACATACAACAAGATAATGCACCGTGTCATGTTTCTATAAACGATGAAGAATTTCTACTTGCAGCTTATGAAGGAGGATTTGACATCCGTTTGATATGCCAACCACCTAATTCTCCTGATTTAAATATTTTGGATATAGGTTTTTTTTCAGCCATCCAAGCATTGCAACAAAAGAATGCGACGAAGACAGTTGATGAACTTATTCAAGTCGTACAAAATTCCTATGATGCTTTCTCTAGCGTAGATTCGAACAAAATATTTCTCACACTTCAATCATGTATGATTGAAATTATGAAAGTCCGAGGATCGAATAATTACGAAATTCCTCATATAAAAAAAGATGTGATGCTTAGACAAGCCATTTTACCCGCTCAATTAAACTGTGAAAAGAAGTTAGTTGAGGAAGTTATTGAATGTTTACAAAATTAA